The following proteins are co-located in the Solanum pennellii chromosome 1, SPENNV200 genome:
- the LOC107009989 gene encoding pentatricopeptide repeat-containing protein At4g21065 has product MISHQIECFFQRSKTMVHLLQLHSLFIKTAIHHDEYRLSQFISLSSSISLQYTRTFFDNSHIIPSIFAWNTMMRAYSQLESLMLFKQFQKIGLKPDKFTFPVVLKVSGHCLMIGTGGSLHSMAVKSGFGSDLHVNNTLLRMYAVFGVIKFARQVFDEMLHRDIVSWSSMMAAYVHCNLPSDALLLFQCMKLANEKPNSVTLVSLLGACTHILNIGLGKCIHSHIVTSGIELHVELETALLGMYAKCGHIQQAFRIFNSMDDKNLQTWTIMISGLADHGHGEEAMSLFARMEESGFRPDSLSFSAILYACSHIGFVDAGREYFEKMASIYDIRPTMEHYGCMVDMYGRAGELEAAYDIIRSMPTEPNSVILRSLISACKHHGHIPCAEENIREILLKIEPDLGSNYVLASSLSHLFGHCSDANSLRSSMKVKGIKKYPGSSWVQSLDSLAEESS; this is encoded by the exons ATGATTTCCCACCAAATTGAGTGTTTTTTCCAACGTTCAAAAACAATGGTTCATCTTCTCCAACTTCATTCTCTATTCATCAAAACAGCCATTCATCACGATGAGTATCGTCTCTCCCAATTCATATCATTATCTTCTTCAATATCCCTTCAATATACCCGTACATTTTTCGATAATTCTCACATTATACCATCAATCTTCGCATGGAACACAATGATGAGGGCATATTCCCAATTAGAGTCTCTGATGCTCTTCAAACAGTTTCAAAAAATCGGATTAAAACCAGATAAATTCACATTCCCTGTTGTGCTAAAGGTTTCTGGGCATTGTTTGATGATTGGAACTGGCGGATCGTTGCATTCGATGGCTGTGAAGTCGGGTTTTGGTTCAGATTTACATGTGAACAATACTCTTTTGAGAATGTATGCTGTGTTTGGTGTGATCAAGTTTGCAAGACAGGTGTTTGATGAAATGCTTCATAGGGATATAGTTTCTTGGAGTTCAATGATGGCTGCTTACGTTCATTG TAACTTGCCTTCAGATGCTCTGCTCCTGTTCCAATGTATGAAGCTAGCAAATGAAAAGCCAAATTCTGTCACTTTGGTTAGCTTGCTGGGGGCATGTACTCATATCCTGAATATCGGATTAGGTAAATGTATTCACTCGCACATTGTTACCAGTGGTATTGAACTACATGTTGAACTGGAAACAGCCCTCCTTGGGATGTATGCAAAATGTGGTCATATACAGCAGGCTTTCCGCATATTCAATTCGATGGATGATAAAAATCTGCAGACCTGGACCATCATGATTTCTGGTCTTGCTGATCATGGACATGGAGAAGAAGCTATGTCCTTGTTTGCCAGAATGGAAGAATCTGGCTTTAGGCCGGATAGCTTATCATTTTCTGCAATCTTATATGCTTGTAGTCATATTGGCTTTGTTGATGCGGGCCgtgaatattttgaaaaaatggcaAGTATTTATGACATCAGGCCAACTATGGAACATTACGGATGTATGGTGGATATGTATGGACGTGCTGGAGAACTAGAAGCAGCTTATGATATTATAAGGAGCATGCCTACAGAGCCTAATTCTGTGATATTGAGGAGTTTAATTAGTGCTTGTAAGCATCATGGTCATATTCCTTGCGCAGAAGAAAATATAAGGGAGATTCTCCTCAAAATAGAGCCTGATCTCGGATCAAACTATGTACTTGCATCTAGTTTGTCTCATCTTTTTGGTCATTGCAGCGATGCGAACAGCCTAAGATCGTCTATGAAAGTAAAAGGGATAAAGAAATATCCTGGTAGCAGTTGGGTGCAGTCGCTTGATAGTCTTGCCGAAGAAAGCAGTTGA